The Medicago truncatula cultivar Jemalong A17 chromosome 7, MtrunA17r5.0-ANR, whole genome shotgun sequence genome includes the window AAGATATATttcatccgttttaaaatgagggtcgttttaaccaaaaaaaaaactttttttaaaatgaatgtcactttcggttttcaatacaataataattttttcttttcaattgtacccttcaattaatattgtatacactacttccaaagtattattttttctttagtaaaaaacaaatattttttcttcaacaaatattttttcttataatactcatggataccacttccaatgaatattattttaaagaaaaaatattttattaaatgttatttggggtaaaataacatttatctttcttttaattaatgcattttttaatatatgtgtaaaaaccttaaacgacattcattttaatacggagggagtatatgctAGCTGCCAAGGTCAATAACAATGAATCAAATATTTTGCCtgattcataaaataataaatttgaggtAAATACAATGAATGTTGCTAATACCTTCTCTTCCTTGTGAGGCACGTTGCTACTTTTTATAGGAATCTTGATTATGAATACTGGAACCTATATTATGAATACTttgcaaaaatataattttcatgcTCCACGTGTTTGGCAAAATAAACTAATATGtccatatttgtttattttagtaaAGAACAAAAGGTTGTGTTTTATTTCACGTGAACTAAGAAGGATTCAATGTTTTTTGTACGAAACCAATAGAACATCAGTcgaatatatataagaaaaaataaactcaCTTGTTATTTTAGGTTCAGGTGATAATCGGCAATACTCATCAGCTAATGTTACTGAAATTTGTTAAATCGTAATTacggtttttttcttcttttcttggtTCTATATATCATAATAATACTAGCATAACTCATAGATAGGATGGAAAATTCAACCATTGGTGGTCAGTGATGAAGACAAATACTGTATATTTATACAAAAGAATGTCCAGGTtcatcaaattcaaacaaaactCCACCAACTTAAGTTCAATACTACggtttcttttcatttttgccAACTCAATTTTGTTCCTTTCAACACACGTCAAAATGCATGTCACGCCATGGCCAAATGTTCGTGCATGTAATCAATCATATaactttcatttcaaattttatagCTATAAATAGTACCCTTTGATCTCAACACTCATCATCAATAGCTAGCAAATTAAGTgacattatttcaaaaatcaatatgGCAATCAAAGCTCCTTCTTCACTTTTGATGCTGCTTGGAACTGTTTTCCTAGCCTCAGTTTGTGTCTCTTCTAGATCTGATCAAGATCAGGAGAACCCCTTTATCTTTAACTCTAACAGGTTTCAAACTCTTTTTGAGAACGAAAATGGTCACATTCGGCTTCTCCAAAGGTTTGACAAACGTTCCAAAATATTTGAGAATCTCCAAAACTATCGACTTTTGGAATATCACTCCAAACCTCACACCCTCTTTCTTCCACAACACAATGATGCTGACTTCATTCTTGCAGTCCTTAGTGGTAATTAATCATTTATCAATTTATTACCTTACAAGTTAGTTTCATAGTTTTATTTGTATGGATATATAAAAATAGCATTTCTTATCTTACAAGTTAGTTTGGTAAGaataagtttaaaataatatttaactttAATTGTAATTTGCAGGGAAAGCCATACTCACGGTGTTGAACCCAAACAATAGAAACTCCTTCAACCTTGAACGTGGTGATACCATCAAACTCCCTGCTGGCAGCATTGCTTATTTGGCTAACCGAGATGACAACCAGGACCTTAGAGTATTAGATCTTGCCATCCCTGTTAACAGACCCGGTCAATTTCAGGTAATATGGCGTTGTTACTTTTTCTCATATCATTCTCAGTCATGTATACATAATTACATATCATAGTTTTAAACTGTGGTATGCAACGGCGCCTAGAGGTCTCTACAGCATATCACAATATAGAAATTGACACCGCATTGGTTTCATTTTCGCACATTTTATCTTAATATAAATGTTTAAAACGGAATTGACTAATTATAACTGCATGCACAATTTTAAACCATCTATACATTTATAACCACATTTTCTTTTCTACTTTTTCATCGATCTCTTACCATTTATCATTGTTCTTCCTTTCGAACAGTCTTTCTCATTGTCTGGAAATCAAAACCAACAATCCTTCTTCTCTGGATTCAGCAAGAATATTTTGGAGGCTGCCTTTAATGTAAGCATACCAAcacactatttatttattttgtatactATATACAGTATAAGGTATAAATTTTCAACCATTatcatttatcaaaacataGTCATTATAATACTTGTCCTTGCATATATTGTTACAAATATAGGCCAATTATGAGGAGATAGAGCGGGTCCTTATTGAAGAGCAAGAGCCACAACACAGGAGAGGCCTTAGGGATAGGAGACATAAGCAGAGCCAGGAAGCAGATGTAATAGTCAAAGTGTCAAGGGAACAGATTGAGGAATTGAGCAGACATGCCAAATCTAGCTCTAGAAGGAGTGCATCCTCCGAATCTGCATCTAGAAGGAGTGCATCCTCCGAATCTGCACCATTCAACTTGAGAAGCCATGAACCTATCTATTCCAACGAGTTTGGCAACTTCTTTGAGATCACTCCGGAGAAAAATCCACAACTTCAAGACTTGGATATATTAGTGAATTATGCGGAGATTAGGGAGGTAGAGCCAAAATTATCTTAAAAgactattattaattaaagtgacacTAATTACTATCGTTAAAAATATTTACgaatttatttgttcaaatttaattttagggATCACTTTTGTTGCCACACTTCAATTCAAGGGCCACAGTGATAGTAGCAGTTGAAGAAGGAAAAGGAGAATTTGAACTTGTGGGGCAAAGAAATGAAAACCAGCAAGAGCAGAGAgaatatgaagaagatgaacaacAACAAGAAAGAAGCCAACAAGTACAAAGGTATAGGGCTAGGTTGTCTCCAGGTGATGTTTATGTAATTCCCGCAGGTCATCCAATTGTCGTAAAGGCTTCCTCGGATCTCTCTTTGCTTGGATTTGGTATCAATGCTGAGAACAATCAGAGGAACTTCCTTGCTGGTATATACTATATTCTCACTCGGTCTCTTTCCTTCTGTATGGCCTAATTACAATAGTTTTCtaccaaaattaaattaaattgaatgtagcctatattagttattttttatttttaatgacatgttaacattatttaaaatatttggttctacttaATTGAAGGTGAGGAAGACAATGTGATAAGCCAAATAGAGAGACCAGTGAAAGAGGTAGCATTCCCTGGATCAGCTCAAGATGTTGAGAGTCTACTAAAGAATCAGAGACAATCTTACTTTGCAAATGCTCAGCCTCAACAAAGGGAAAGGGAAGAAGGTCGAAGCCAGAGACAAAGGGAGcctatttcttcaattttgggAGCTTTTTAATGAGTGATCAAATGTTATGCATGTATGCTGTAAGGAACTATAGCTCATAGTGAGCAAAGAATAAAACGGCATTATCTTGTAATTGTAACTAGAGTTCCACCTTTTGTACTATGAATAAATTAATCAAGAATAAGTTTTGTGCCACCTCTcttactactattttttttctcataatacTCATCTATGCTACTATATGAACAGCTTTTCTTTGTCGCCTTTTCATGTATATTCTTTGgcaaacaattttcaatttcaccACCTTGTGATTTTGACGGTTCTTGCTTTACAATTGAAGAATTGCTCAACAGTGTATCAACAAGGCCATGTCTCAGACAAATCAGGGTTATAATTTACAGGGACCTGTCAAAGTAATACATCTTTTTTTCTGCAATTATTAATAAATACTATAATGTTATACATTAATCAATCTCTCTCTTGAAGCATAAACTTTATAAACAATGTCAATTGTTATTGCAATCAATTTTCTTAATACTTGTGATTTTTGCGATTTTCTCAAGGGGTTATGTATTTAAAGACGGGTGTAGTATAATCCAAGTGAGTGGTGAAAATGCGAAGGCAATAGTAATCCGGAGAGTAGCACAATGCGTAGGTCCAGTACCACATGATGAGCTTAGCAATGCATTTAGATTGTTGCTCTTTTGTCCCCCTATTTGCTCTTTATTAttctaaaaaacaatatttagaagttattttttgaaacctttaaaaacacaaaaacaatccTTCATAAATTTTCTTCCGAACAGTTTAAACATTTGTGGGAGGGCAAGAGAGCAACAATCATGCATTTGATGTGGAGTACTCAGATATAAATGCTGGACAGGGTGGGTCAACGGGATTGGGCCCTTGATAAGGAGGGAATGGAGTTAAGAAATGAGGCCTAAGAGAAGGAATAGGGTGCggataataattttaaatttattttgagcTTGATTTAGGAGACTAAATGTGGAAACTGAGTATAAATTTAATAACCATATTTGGATAAACTTAATTATGCATTTATAACATAAGTGTTTATCGTATaagtatgtatgtatgtatatgaaaatataaaatatagtgaatttgtcgtaaatataaactatgaGTTATTTTCATAAGGTATCTTGAAATGCATacgaaaataagttgaaaacagcttattaacattttataagttgttttcataaatttttcCACAGGCTGACAAGTTGTAATGTCAATAGATAATCTTAGATAAATCAATCTAAACAGAACTTATAAGTATTTGGGTGGCAAGGATTTTGATTGGGTAGCAAATGTTTTGGACTATCAAGAGGAATTTTAACTATCTGGAAAATAAGATTGCTGTACATCTAAAAATTTgggtgtattggtacaccaaatcaataaattaatagttaaatgtgttattttttgaagagaaaaattgttttatatcacctataattataataattaaattttatttaccaaaaacgttgaagaaataaaatttaatttttggtactcataatagagaattttgattattttttacgataaaatgtcaaaaaaaaatattaatatgatttttatgaacaataaaatgatgtttttcttatgaaaataacattttctaaaatataaatatcaacaaatagctctttattccataaaaataattgttaatttaaattttttttaaagtaggagtaccgatacaccttaatttgcaggtgtaccgtagaaattcCCTTGTTCAATTCACTATTCCTGCGAAGTATTTGTGGATGCACATGCACCTAGTCATATTGGTAGAAATCCAAGTTTCTGAAGGAATACTTTGATACGAAAAATTAAGtgcaagagagagagagagagagagagaagaatttaAGAGAAAGTAGTGAGTGAGATTGAGAAGGGATGATGGGTTTAGAGGATCCAAATTCCAACCCCCAAAATGAGTCTGCAGCTAAATATGGAACAAACTTTACTTTTTATGTGCTGCAGAAATACATGTTTGACTCACCACCAATCAACAGAGATGGAACAAACAAAGCTAGctcataaaaagaaaattaagagaaaatattGAAACAGCTACTGTCACCCATTTGATCATTAAAATATGAGTCAATACAAAATCCTTAAAATATGCTTTAATGAACAGCACATGTGTTGGTAGCTCAGAAAGATTCTAAAATAATGTATTCAATACACCACATGCAACTTCAAAGCTTATAGCCGTAAGCCTCATcctcacaaattcatcaataatactCATAAGTATTCATGTTTGTAATAAATATTACATAATTTACGAAAAGATAAGTAAAGTCAGACTAAGAATTGTTAGAGTCAGAGATCAAAACCATGAAAGTGTCTAATCTTATGTGTTGATGCATGTGATGTGAGTAAATTATGCAGTGAACTGAACCCAACAACTTAAAATTGCAAGTAGCTAAGGCTTAATTGGCCTACTCCTACCCAACTACCACACACCTTAATATATACAGTTGGGTGCAACAATATGCATTAATATCATTACAACTATCTTctacaaaaaacaattaaaactcATCCACAATGGGGCTTCTATCCAAAATTGTCACTCTTCACTCCCCTCTATCAAATGTATGTGTAAAACAAACTATATTCCATCATAGGGGTGTCCTACTTATCAAATTATGGGACCACACAAATCAATAAGCATAACTATAGTAGTATCTCTCTTCATCTCTCTTCGTAGATTATATGAGCTAAATGCCACCATATTTTACTTTGATTACAAGTTTggcataaatatttcatttgttAAATCTAACTAAGAGTAGTAAAGATACAAATTCAAAGACCAGCAacacttgtttattattatcAATTATTAAGATAAGAGCttgtaatatattaattaaccAGCAGATCTAATCTAAAGCAAAACATACTATGAGTGCTACTTTATTATGacacaaaattaaacaaatgctTGGGGGAAGTGATGAAGAGAGATATAGTGGTAGCAGCAAAATATTACCaccatataatatacaataaaaaatacatcaatattGCAGTCTGCACAAGAACAacttatgattaaaataaacaaatgaaaataaaattaaaagatagaAAAACACAACAAGTCCTCTGaacaaaatgagaaaaaaaaagttgtaaagTTGAATCTTAGTCCTAGCCAAACGACAGACTCACTAAGCACTTACATTACTATATTcattcattgaaaaaaaaagtgaaaaatgatgatgattatgaaccCCAATATCTCCATTTGAAGAGACAATGTTTCATGATTCCTCATGTacttcatatataatataatcataCATTGCAACTCTGACAAACAAACAATGTGACAATCCTAAAAATCCcagtaataatataataataatgatgataataattaaataaataaataaacaaacaaatcaagaacatatatTCTTAATTCTTAACTTCTCATTCACATTTCACACTAgcaacataattaattaaagataaTAATGAATCCTCAATTTCAATTACTGTTAttataacaataaaattataataataggGGAATCAAGCAAACTAAAAAGGGAATTAAAGATGGCATCCAAAGCAATTACAAGCCTTGGGAATGAATGAACATAAACCAAAAGGTTTATTGGGAATGTTGCAATCTATAGCATAGCAACAAGGAGAAGCTATGCAAATCCCTTTTGCTCCACCACAGCAGGTGCATATAGCACATATCCTGAAGCTTCCAAGTTTTCTTCTGCtctcattcatcatcatcatcatcttcccaGCTTCCATCACAGGCACCATTGGAAATGACCCATTTGCTTCctaatcataaaaaaacaatccttttcaatttttaacactacccacaaaaaaaaatcagctaGATCCatgaattaaattcaaaagggtatacatatattatgagCAGAGAAAGAGAGAGGACTTACATGGAGCAAGGTTGCTTCATTGGCTAAAATGGAAACAAAAATGAGAGAGAAGATGAGACAATGAGAAGGAACCATCATGGTTGGTTTTGTAACAGACAAGAGCTTCATAGTCTTAGGtttatgtttttgaaaaagggCTAGTTGGTAATCTTGTTTTTGTGTGGATGAGGTTTAAATTGGTATATCATAAATGAATATTTGGTGGCTATTTATGTATAAATTTGTGAACTTTAGCTTGGTATTGATTGTATAAAGAGTTGAAGTGAACCAAACTGAAGTGAATAACTAAGCTTTGAAGATTGCAACAAGTaaagagaaggaaaagaaagtgaaaataGAAAGGAAATGAATTATGAGTTGGAAGTTGGAAGAGAGGGGAAACAAGGGTTTCCTTTGGAAACAGAGGTCACAAGAGTGACCTTGGTGTGTAGAAGTAAAGAGAAGAGAGTGATAGAGAAAGAGAGGAACTGTGagattatatttaattaaaaatattgaactaaagtacaaaaacaaaaaagaaatcaagGGTGCAAAAgcttcttcctttctttctctctctacatctcacttaaatagttaaatgtgTGAATGCTAGTAAACCTAATAAAGGTTGACAATTTGAGTATGAAAACTTTCTACAGTTTAGACTAGGTTGTTGACTCAATCTGTGAGTTTGGACTTGGAtcttatgatttttgtttggattgCCAATGAGATTTTCAGAATCAATATGAGTTATCATGATTTTAAGCAAAACTAAATTTTAGAGTTtcaacttacaaaaatatttatatcatGATGTGTGAGTATGTATTCGAATATCATGATTCtaactaaaattatattttaaagtttcaacatacaaaaaaatttatattatgaagagtATGTCTTCGAATATCATGATTTTAaccaaaactatattttagAGTTTCAACATACAAAAAGTTTTATATCATAAAGAGTATGCTTTCGAATATATTACGATTGCATATTTGAGTTGTAGTCAAAGTCTATGTTGTTTTATCAACTCGCCATGTATTGTGTGAAAGAAACATCAAACTCTACAATATTTTATAATCTATTTTGGACATTCTTTTGAAATTGTGCTCATTGTGAATAGCAACGCTCTTTGACATAACATGTGTTTGTTTTGGCGATGAAAAATCAATTGTAGACGTTAACCATGGGTTGAGAATGAATCTGTACTTTGTAGGTTTTCATTGTTCACAATGAAATGACAATTAAACGTACGGTGGCAAGGATTCGTCGCTCATCTGAATCGATGTAAAATCATGGTGCTAAGCTCACTCCAACATACTCTATATTAGCACCTCCTTGAATACAAGGTAGGTGTGATTTATTCAGAGTGGTAGACTCTCATTGTGTCAAATTCATCGCCgggagaagaaaaaatatataattagctCTTGGGTGACCCTATTGTCTCTCTAACAAAATCTTAGTTTAGATTATTAAAAGAttgaattttgataaatttgatCCATAAATTAATTTAGAGCTAAAATTTTATCAAAGAGAATAGATATAGACTAGAAAGGATTAAATCCAAGAGAGTAAAATGTGTGagagatattttttgtttattttttaaatcttaGATATTTTTACACTGATTAAAGTAATTACCAGAACACGTCAAttaaaatttctatttatatcaacaacaaaaaatgtaatTGTTTTATCTTGTTAGTATCATTTACTGTTCCtgtaaaaagtaataaaaacaaGGGAAATTAGTGTGGACCTCACACTATTGTGTTTATGTGAACAAAAACACTACATTAACTCATTAAGCATATGAACTTCACAGGTTCTCTCCTAATAATAGAGTCCAGAAAATGCAAGTTGGCACTCACCTAAGTTATAGACTTACGTTAGAGAAGACACAATAGTATGGTGGTACTTTATTACTGAAAGGGTAAAAAACGTGTGAAGCAAGATTGATTGTTTACATAAATTTAGATAAGATCAAATAAAGTTCGATTATGTCTTACTGTTAGATATGGTGTAGCTTTTGTCGTCAACATTATATTAGAAAATCAGATAATATGATGGTACTACTATACTACTCTTGTCTAACCAAAGCTCTAACAGcttaaataattaagaataatcaatcatttttaagttGGAACAAGCCTTAGAATACTGaaactttatatttaaaaatatgtatgCCTTAAATTGTTATACGGGAGACATTTTGAAGGTACATATGTCTCTGTACTTAAGAAACTCTGGCCTAGCTGTCTCCAACTCAAGCAATGGTAAGGActtgtgttttgttttgatttgacCCCAAAAAAAGCAAGGACCTGTGTCAAAGTAAAAACCAAtctcaattaaaatatttagcCTCCACAATAtggatattcattttttttatacttaagTAGATCTTAATTGTACAAATCacgaatttataaaaaaaaattaatacataatAAACATCCCATTACTTCAACTCAgcacttctaaaaaaaatctaaatagaTTCGACCATATCTTATTAATCTTACTTTTGGTCTCTACAACAATCATAGAGAGAGTTTTATCAACAATGAAAACTGTTAAGACAAGactaaaaaaattgcaaataacctatttatgtatattaaaaaagatattgtTGGTTTGTTTAGTAAAACatcaattataaataatttggcggaaaaataataataataatttggtgAACGTCTTCGAGTTCAACATTTCTGAATAACTATTATCAGTTTTATTCTGTTTgtgctacattttttttttgtctagtccTTTTGTGCTACTTTAATTTACATTTTCTATAAGTTTTTTTACttattagttaaaaataattacaacaTAGTTTTTCTGCTACTTATTTCCTTCGgttttatatataagaaaaaattattttttaagtttattaaataattaatgtatatagTTTACATTGTATAacatatacattaattattcaatgaacctaaaaaaaaaaattatatatgagaCCAGAGGAATTAGTTAAATTAAACACAATGGTTTTAAAAGTATTATTTGTGCTACCCTCGTAAAATTTATGCTAATTCCATCACTATTCGCACCAATAACATCAGTTACCAAAAATAAATGTACTCACAAAACATTAATAGgtcatatattttttgtcttgGTGTAAAGCAAGGATTAAATACTCTCAACGGCTCCTTTAACGTTTTGTAAAATTACAATTCGCTCATTTGTTGTTTAtctaattttatatatactatTCATGATTATACCTTTCCTTTTTTGCTTTAAGATTAATGGAGTATTCCTTAGCAAATACACCACTTTAAATTTTACATCCGAACATGGTCTAAAATAGAGATAAAAACACAAAGGTTTAAAAGCAATGCAAGAGCAGACAAGCACTACATAAATACTAACGAACAGAAAATAGTGTATCAAATTTACTTAACCTATGCTTTAACATTG containing:
- the LOC11406715 gene encoding provicilin, which encodes MAIKAPSSLLMLLGTVFLASVCVSSRSDQDQENPFIFNSNRFQTLFENENGHIRLLQRFDKRSKIFENLQNYRLLEYHSKPHTLFLPQHNDADFILAVLSGKAILTVLNPNNRNSFNLERGDTIKLPAGSIAYLANRDDNQDLRVLDLAIPVNRPGQFQSFSLSGNQNQQSFFSGFSKNILEAAFNANYEEIERVLIEEQEPQHRRGLRDRRHKQSQEADVIVKVSREQIEELSRHAKSSSRRSASSESASRRSASSESAPFNLRSHEPIYSNEFGNFFEITPEKNPQLQDLDILVNYAEIREGSLLLPHFNSRATVIVAVEEGKGEFELVGQRNENQQEQREYEEDEQQQERSQQVQRYRARLSPGDVYVIPAGHPIVVKASSDLSLLGFGINAENNQRNFLAGEEDNVISQIERPVKEVAFPGSAQDVESLLKNQRQSYFANAQPQQREREEGRSQRQREPISSILGAF
- the LOC11410285 gene encoding uncharacterized protein produces the protein MKLLSVTKPTMMVPSHCLIFSLIFVSILANEATLLHEANGSFPMVPVMEAGKMMMMMNESRRKLGSFRICAICTCCGGAKGICIASPCCYAIDCNIPNKPFGLCSFIPKACNCFGCHL